One window of the Bos mutus isolate GX-2022 chromosome X, NWIPB_WYAK_1.1, whole genome shotgun sequence genome contains the following:
- the LOC102270837 gene encoding germ cell-less protein-like 1, which produces MTTSREVAQMLVSTTSECSLGRKAQAASLVLRFHSSHNLMTHPSVELYKELSTDLMNLVISSSNLFVMQKEIDIYTTLKQWMFLRLNPGWKGTMKQLLVNANNWFSRHKEHDGSISFLETKQGIVFQPVFKNLRFQHIICDLASTKVIEQDALIPSEWLSCVYKRQWYTLLRAQQYREIGPRDITETELEEYSMRCGKRIVRDGTYAWKWSGYNFGVHLYVILTSHYIIFKRHAFSQPYDGSICLQPQRNIAFRLTLVYFDSSGKLSFRKTTGYKILTFEKDEEQMVMKLDSVALSFPLYIFCNFLFISLENPGN; this is translated from the coding sequence ttccattcttcccACAATCTGATGACTCATCCAAGTGTTGAACTTTACAAGGAACTCAGTACAGATCTTATGAATCTGGTCATTTCTTCTTCTAATTTATTCGTAATGCAAAAGGAAATCGATATATATACTACACTCAAACAGTGGATGTTCCTCCGCCTTAACCCAGGTTGGAAAGGCACAATGAAACAGCTTTTAGTTAATGCAAACAACTGGTTTTCCAGGCACAAGGAACATGATGGTAGCATTTCCTTTCTTGAAACTAAACAAGGCATAGTATTTCaaccagtatttaaaaatttgaggTTTCAGCATATCATTTGTGACCTGGCCTCCACAAAAGTTATTGAACAAGATGCTCTAATACCTTCAGAATGGTTATCGTGTGTTTATAAACGACAATGGTATACCTTGCTTAGAGCACAACAATACAGGGAAATTGGTCCTAGAGACATCACTGAAACCGAACTTGAAGAATATAGCATGAGATGTGGCAAAAGGATTGTCAGAGATGGAACCTATGCCTGGAAGTGGTCCGGTTACAATTTCGGTGTTCATTTGTATGTCATCCTCACCAGccattatataattttcaaacgACATGCTTTCAGTCAGCCATATGATGGCTCCATCTGTTTACAACCTCAAAGAAATATTGCATTCAGATTAACTTTGGTATATTTTGATTCTAGTGGAAAACTGAGCTTCAGGAAAACAACTGGTTATAAAATCCTTACCTTTGAAAAGGATGAGGAACAAATGGTAATGAAACTGGATAGCGTAGCTTTGAGCTTCCCTTTATATATATTCTGCAATTTCCTGTTTATATCATTAGAAAATCCAGGAAATTGA